A part of Methanocorpusculum vombati genomic DNA contains:
- a CDS encoding DNA-binding protein, with protein MGDDELAEIRRQRMMQLQQQQMAEQEQAQRQQQMQAQIQSVLMQAMEPEARERLNTIKLTKPEFAAAVEQQIVALAQSGRLRQKITDDQLKQLLSQIVPQKKEFNIRRVG; from the coding sequence ATGGGAGACGATGAACTCGCAGAAATCCGCCGGCAACGCATGATGCAGCTCCAGCAGCAGCAGATGGCCGAACAGGAACAGGCTCAGCGCCAGCAGCAGATGCAGGCACAGATTCAGTCTGTTCTCATGCAGGCAATGGAACCTGAAGCCCGTGAGCGGCTGAATACTATCAAGCTGACCAAGCCTGAGTTTGCCGCCGCAGTCGAGCAGCAGATTGTCGCTCTCGCCCAGTCGGGACGCCTGCGTCAGAAAATTACTGATGACCAGCTCAAGCAGCTGCTCTCGCAGATTGTTCCGCAGAAAAAGGAATTCAATATCCGCAGGGTTGGATGA
- a CDS encoding signal recognition particle protein Srp54: MGLDTLSNSLKDAMKKLAGKTVIDRAAVDELVRDLQRALLSSDVNVKLVMQLSQSIKSRALDEDLPPGMNVREHVLRIVYQELVKLVGKEAEFSLRPQKILMAGLQGSGKTTTTGKLCRYFQRKGLKVGAIGADNFRPGAYAQLETLCKKINVPCYGDPQEKDAVKITRDGLAALKDVEVVIVDTAGRHALEDDLIEEITQINDLLKPDHRWLVIDAALGQAARDQAKRFHEAIGIDGVIVTKMDGTAKGGGAMSAVSETESGIVFIGNGETIEDLERFDANGFISRLLGMGDLKALVEKAEEAIKPEDVDVNAMLRGKFTLNDMYKQLEAVQKMGPLKQVLSMLPLGGMNVPSEALDGTADRMKKFRIIMDSMTPQELDDPSLINTSRMTRVAKGSGATVDEVRELIKYYKMMQKTLKGFRGNRMAMNKMMKQMSKGGGDLGGMGPMGPM; this comes from the coding sequence ATGGGACTCGATACTCTTTCCAACTCGCTGAAGGATGCGATGAAGAAACTCGCCGGAAAAACGGTCATCGACCGTGCGGCGGTGGACGAGCTGGTCCGCGATCTTCAGCGGGCACTGCTCTCGTCGGATGTGAACGTGAAGCTCGTGATGCAGCTGTCGCAGTCGATCAAGTCCCGTGCACTGGATGAGGATCTGCCGCCCGGCATGAATGTCCGCGAACACGTGCTGCGGATTGTGTATCAGGAGCTGGTGAAACTTGTCGGCAAGGAGGCCGAGTTCAGTCTGCGTCCCCAGAAAATTCTGATGGCCGGTCTGCAGGGTTCCGGTAAGACGACGACGACCGGAAAACTGTGCCGCTACTTCCAGCGCAAGGGTCTGAAGGTCGGCGCAATCGGTGCCGACAACTTCCGGCCGGGTGCCTATGCCCAGCTGGAGACACTGTGCAAAAAGATCAATGTTCCCTGCTATGGTGATCCTCAGGAGAAAGATGCGGTGAAGATCACCCGCGACGGTCTTGCGGCGCTGAAGGATGTGGAGGTTGTCATCGTGGATACGGCAGGCCGCCACGCGCTGGAGGACGATCTGATCGAGGAGATTACGCAGATCAATGATCTGCTCAAACCGGATCACCGCTGGCTGGTGATTGATGCGGCACTGGGTCAGGCGGCACGCGATCAGGCGAAGCGGTTCCATGAAGCCATCGGTATCGATGGTGTGATCGTTACCAAGATGGACGGAACTGCCAAAGGAGGAGGCGCGATGTCCGCCGTTTCCGAGACCGAGTCCGGTATTGTGTTCATCGGTAACGGTGAGACGATTGAGGATCTGGAGCGGTTCGATGCAAACGGGTTCATCTCCCGTCTGCTTGGCATGGGCGATCTGAAGGCGCTTGTCGAGAAGGCCGAGGAGGCTATCAAGCCCGAGGACGTGGATGTCAATGCGATGCTGCGCGGCAAGTTCACGCTGAACGATATGTACAAGCAGCTTGAGGCGGTGCAGAAGATGGGTCCGTTAAAGCAGGTACTTTCGATGCTGCCGCTCGGCGGGATGAATGTTCCGTCCGAAGCGCTGGACGGAACCGCAGATCGGATGAAGAAGTTCCGCATCATCATGGATTCAATGACGCCGCAGGAGCTGGACGATCCATCGCTGATCAACACGTCACGAATGACGCGGGTTGCAAAAGGTTCGGGGGCTACGGTTGACGAGGTGCGTGAGCTCATCAAATACTACAAGATGATGCAGAAGACGCTGAAAGGATTCCGCGGCAACCGGATGGCGATGAACAAGATGATGAAGCAGATGAGCAAGGGCGGCGGCGACCTTGGCGGCATGGGGCCCATGGGTCCGATGTAA
- a CDS encoding clostripain-related cysteine peptidase yields the protein MNTGKFLYRGCIIGIILILLSTAIVPSAAGATGTNYLVMYIVGSDLESNGNQATGNLADLADSWDPAMGDVLIIYGGAEKTGWDDGVAITNLTLLLEDFADGVIGSDLNLGEIPTQYVLKRMPGADISTPQTMASSLQYAEQYRKAAGLDSAENYLIFWNHGSGYNGYGSNEISGRMLSLEDLRTGLSGAGTTYDIIAFDACLMGSLEVANALYPYGTYLLASEEIVPGEGYDYNAFAALSASPGMSAPELGKTLIAYYLDQPSPAKTLSLVRLSEVPSVVAALNVFGEKLTEILDDPDSLAVLGSVYQDTQGFGSPAGDTAQDMMDIYQFADSIRQQTSEDTELHAAANDLCLVLKNYVVLSGDDGHFSAANGVAIAAPVEGLTSGIPDAVSFDKSGWYTYLSTYMDYAGTTSQPHAAYTTKESARSIQVTDSTGTAWVTANYLYLNTDGQYLIVGDVPLKENWEAVNNSVWKTVPTGLYEEPDWDGSWFVFQNTDGTTVPATLTYKGPAVIDNRSHVIYTIEGNLTRTVHKNTVTAPSILTAVIDMENRSVSALSVTEKPDSIRDTRSNIWGNTTICSGDIFVPALQVYNEEADEIVVTTSPQSVTFGSSPKDALRYTALDVDNCYWMVELADFLDEETFYLKEPGMTAATPKPTQSSPAAVCIFAGVLIAGLLLKRT from the coding sequence ATGAATACAGGGAAGTTTCTTTACCGGGGCTGTATTATAGGAATAATCCTGATTCTTCTGAGTACAGCAATCGTTCCATCGGCGGCGGGTGCCACTGGAACTAATTATCTGGTAATGTACATTGTCGGTTCCGATCTTGAATCCAACGGAAATCAGGCAACAGGCAACCTCGCGGATCTGGCGGACAGCTGGGATCCTGCGATGGGTGATGTTCTCATCATCTACGGCGGGGCAGAGAAAACCGGCTGGGATGACGGTGTTGCAATTACCAATCTCACCCTTCTCCTAGAGGATTTCGCCGACGGGGTAATCGGATCCGATCTGAATCTGGGCGAAATTCCTACCCAGTATGTGCTCAAGCGCATGCCGGGTGCTGACATCTCAACGCCGCAGACCATGGCCTCCTCGCTGCAGTATGCCGAGCAGTACCGGAAAGCCGCCGGACTTGACAGTGCAGAAAACTATCTGATCTTCTGGAATCACGGCTCAGGATATAACGGATATGGATCTAATGAGATCTCCGGCAGAATGCTTTCCCTTGAGGATCTACGGACGGGACTGTCCGGAGCCGGGACAACCTATGACATCATCGCCTTTGATGCCTGCCTTATGGGTTCCCTTGAGGTGGCAAACGCTCTTTACCCCTACGGGACATACCTTCTGGCTTCCGAGGAAATTGTTCCAGGAGAAGGGTATGACTATAATGCATTCGCTGCACTCTCCGCGTCCCCGGGTATGAGTGCCCCGGAGCTTGGAAAAACACTGATTGCATACTACCTCGATCAACCGAGTCCGGCGAAGACCCTGTCCCTTGTCCGGCTCTCCGAGGTGCCGTCGGTTGTTGCCGCACTCAATGTGTTTGGTGAGAAGCTCACGGAGATTCTGGACGACCCCGATTCCCTTGCGGTACTTGGATCCGTCTATCAGGATACGCAGGGATTCGGCTCTCCGGCCGGCGATACCGCACAGGACATGATGGATATCTATCAGTTTGCCGACAGTATCCGTCAGCAGACCAGTGAGGATACGGAACTGCATGCCGCAGCAAATGATCTTTGCCTGGTTCTGAAGAACTATGTTGTTCTGTCCGGGGACGACGGACATTTCAGTGCAGCAAACGGTGTGGCCATTGCAGCACCCGTTGAGGGACTTACCTCCGGTATCCCCGACGCCGTCTCTTTTGATAAAAGCGGCTGGTACACGTACCTGTCCACCTACATGGACTATGCCGGCACCACATCACAGCCGCACGCCGCATACACAACTAAAGAGAGTGCCCGTTCCATTCAGGTGACCGACTCCACCGGAACCGCGTGGGTCACGGCAAACTATCTGTATCTGAATACCGACGGGCAGTATCTCATTGTTGGTGACGTTCCCCTGAAGGAAAACTGGGAAGCGGTAAACAATAGTGTCTGGAAGACTGTTCCCACGGGGCTGTACGAGGAACCCGACTGGGACGGAAGCTGGTTTGTATTCCAAAATACCGATGGAACCACAGTTCCTGCAACCCTCACCTACAAAGGTCCTGCTGTGATCGATAACCGGTCTCATGTCATCTATACCATTGAAGGAAATCTTACCCGCACGGTACACAAAAATACGGTCACCGCCCCGTCAATTCTCACCGCCGTTATTGATATGGAGAACAGGAGTGTCTCTGCTCTCTCTGTCACCGAAAAACCTGATAGTATCCGGGATACCAGATCCAACATCTGGGGGAACACAACAATTTGTTCCGGCGATATTTTTGTTCCGGCACTGCAGGTATACAATGAGGAAGCGGATGAAATTGTTGTGACCACTTCTCCGCAGAGCGTCACGTTTGGCAGCAGTCCCAAAGATGCCTTACGCTACACCGCACTTGACGTGGACAACTGCTACTGGATGGTTGAACTTGCGGACTTCCTTGATGAGGAGACCTTCTACCTGAAAGAACCCGGTATGACCGCAGCGACACCCAAACCCACACAGAGTTCCCCGGCTGCAGTATGCATCTTCGCAGGAGTTCTCATTGCAGGATTGCTCCTGAAAAGAACATAA
- a CDS encoding YhbY family RNA-binding protein — MPKSSDTESYIQTLKPTIWVGKNGCTEDLVEETRRQLEARKVIKIKWLQSCDLDEEEILELAQKTSAEVLDSRGRMVVLGAKNRGKLPVATPVKGKKPVRKQSARDRIKSFYLEKK; from the coding sequence GTGCCCAAATCATCCGATACAGAATCTTATATTCAAACATTAAAACCCACGATCTGGGTTGGTAAAAACGGCTGCACCGAGGATCTGGTGGAGGAAACTCGCCGCCAGCTGGAAGCAAGAAAAGTTATCAAGATCAAATGGCTGCAGAGCTGTGACCTTGATGAAGAAGAAATTCTTGAGCTTGCCCAGAAAACGTCGGCAGAGGTACTGGACTCCCGCGGCCGAATGGTGGTTCTCGGTGCAAAGAACCGGGGCAAACTTCCTGTGGCAACGCCGGTGAAAGGAAAGAAACCGGTGAGGAAGCAGTCGGCACGGGATCGGATCAAGTCCTTTTATCTTGAGAAAAAATAA
- a CDS encoding DUF7411 family protein gives MKAGVLYSGGKDSTLAAVLLARDYEVELITFVFDSCHAVPSIEAAAKATGFPWKKHTFAPGFLDEVVNRIVDDGHPADAINEIHRRSLCALAQEYEVVADGTRRDDRVPMRTSSEVQSLEMKYGVSYVRPLLGIGKKEIIRLCERSFEIAYGETGTIPNGDFESEIRAEMVRRGIDYVPLFPKNHEQSLILRKKNGD, from the coding sequence ATGAAAGCGGGTGTGCTCTACAGCGGCGGCAAGGACAGTACGCTTGCCGCAGTTCTGCTTGCGCGGGACTATGAGGTGGAGCTGATAACATTCGTGTTTGATTCCTGCCATGCAGTTCCTTCCATTGAGGCGGCGGCAAAGGCAACAGGTTTCCCCTGGAAGAAACACACCTTTGCGCCAGGTTTCCTTGATGAGGTTGTCAACAGAATTGTTGACGACGGGCATCCTGCAGATGCCATCAATGAAATCCACCGACGGTCTCTCTGTGCACTTGCGCAGGAATATGAGGTGGTCGCCGACGGAACCCGTCGTGATGACCGGGTCCCGATGCGGACAAGTTCCGAAGTACAGAGCCTTGAGATGAAGTACGGGGTCAGCTATGTGCGGCCTCTGCTTGGCATCGGAAAAAAAGAGATTATCCGGTTATGTGAACGGTCCTTTGAGATCGCCTACGGCGAAACAGGGACGATTCCAAACGGTGATTTCGAAAGTGAGATCAGGGCCGAAATGGTTCGGCGGGGGATTGACTATGTGCCGCTCTTCCCGAAAAACCATGAACAGTCTTTGATCCTTCGAAAAAAGAATGGTGATTAA
- a CDS encoding 50S ribosomal protein L31e, with protein MVEAQKEQVYVIPLRDVKRVPCYKRANAAIKDIRSYLEHHMKSDDVKLDKSINEAVWARGSQKPPRRIRVRAMKFEDGQVQAELAEE; from the coding sequence ATGGTAGAAGCACAAAAGGAACAGGTATATGTTATTCCGCTCCGTGATGTCAAGCGCGTTCCGTGCTACAAGCGTGCAAACGCTGCAATCAAAGACATCCGCAGCTACCTTGAGCATCACATGAAAAGTGATGACGTTAAGCTTGACAAGAGCATTAACGAAGCAGTCTGGGCACGCGGATCCCAGAAACCGCCAAGACGCATTCGTGTTCGTGCAATGAAGTTCGAAGACGGACAGGTCCAGGCAGAACTTGCTGAGGAATAA
- the ftsY gene encoding signal recognition particle-docking protein FtsY yields MFEGLKKKLGGITKKLGKSVESASVTTEVETDAPLLEAYVVPDTPEPAGIPEAEAAVPAPVSVPSSPVPSPSPAAEMSVSLPAEKPDADAKKPGFFGKLKTLVVEREFVLSEKDIDETLFELQMVLLESDVAFPVAEAITDHMKKELIGTHRKIRESPEEVVTNALRHAIEEVLGDGFDLVGYIKAHDKPVKILFTGVNGTGKTTSVAKIAYYLQGQGLSVVVGAGDTFRAGAIEQIRVHCDRLGIKLISHQEGADPSAVLYDTVEYAKAHNIDVVLADSAGRFHNRVNLMNQLEKIKRVMKPDLVFYVDEAVAGNDAVIRAEEFEKTVSTNGVILTKVDMDPKGGAAISIAYTIGKPLVFLGVGQEYSDMKPFTPALIIDEIFGDEE; encoded by the coding sequence ATGTTTGAAGGGCTGAAGAAAAAACTTGGCGGCATTACCAAAAAGCTGGGCAAGAGCGTAGAGTCCGCCTCGGTGACAACCGAGGTCGAGACTGACGCGCCCCTGCTCGAAGCCTATGTCGTCCCCGATACCCCTGAACCGGCAGGAATACCGGAAGCGGAAGCCGCAGTGCCAGCCCCGGTGTCCGTTCCCTCTTCCCCGGTTCCGTCCCCGTCCCCTGCGGCTGAGATGTCTGTCTCCCTCCCCGCAGAAAAGCCGGATGCTGATGCAAAGAAGCCCGGATTTTTCGGCAAGTTAAAGACACTGGTTGTTGAACGGGAGTTTGTTCTCTCGGAAAAAGACATCGATGAAACGCTGTTTGAGTTACAGATGGTGCTTCTTGAGTCCGATGTTGCGTTTCCGGTTGCTGAGGCTATCACCGATCACATGAAAAAAGAACTGATCGGAACCCACCGGAAAATCCGCGAGTCTCCCGAAGAGGTCGTGACCAACGCGCTCAGACATGCCATTGAAGAAGTGCTCGGTGACGGATTTGATCTGGTCGGCTACATTAAAGCACACGATAAACCGGTGAAGATTCTCTTCACCGGCGTAAACGGTACCGGCAAGACCACCTCGGTTGCAAAAATAGCATATTATCTTCAGGGCCAGGGGCTGTCCGTTGTTGTCGGTGCGGGCGATACCTTCCGTGCCGGAGCGATTGAACAGATTCGTGTGCACTGTGACCGGCTCGGTATCAAACTGATCTCTCATCAGGAAGGGGCCGACCCGTCCGCAGTTCTCTACGATACGGTGGAGTATGCCAAAGCCCACAATATTGACGTCGTGTTAGCCGACTCTGCGGGCCGGTTCCACAACCGTGTCAATCTGATGAACCAGCTGGAGAAGATCAAACGGGTGATGAAGCCTGACCTTGTCTTCTATGTGGACGAGGCGGTTGCCGGAAACGATGCGGTGATTCGTGCCGAGGAGTTTGAGAAGACTGTTTCCACCAACGGAGTGATCCTGACCAAGGTGGATATGGATCCGAAAGGCGGTGCGGCAATTTCCATTGCATATACCATCGGCAAGCCGCTGGTGTTCCTCGGTGTCGGTCAGGAGTACTCGGACATGAAGCCCTTCACCCCTGCATTGATCATCGATGAAATCTTCGGGGATGAGGAATAA
- a CDS encoding DNA-3-methyladenine glycosylase family protein yields MQTFPLDGLWFNLELSVSCGQAFRWRKHGDIWYAPSPYGDPVVWKVRQTDEGIGYEGMSEGDLIRYFSLDHDLTDILSRIDCDPLIHDAIVRCRGLRIMRQDPWECLVSYICSSCANIPGIQMRIENLAEKYGTKIFCDNKIFYAFPQPGTIAAAPVCDIRSCKVGYRDAYICGAAAMASENPGWQDAVRSLSYPEAQKKLCELNGVGPKVADCVLLFAFEKLEAVPVDVWIERILRTKYVGGEKKLAYAKAGAYAREHFGKFAGYAQEYLFASREIISRKGE; encoded by the coding sequence ATGCAGACGTTTCCGCTTGATGGTCTCTGGTTTAACCTTGAGTTAAGCGTTTCCTGCGGTCAGGCATTCCGATGGAGAAAACACGGTGACATCTGGTATGCCCCGTCTCCCTATGGGGACCCCGTGGTCTGGAAGGTACGGCAGACTGATGAGGGTATCGGGTATGAAGGGATGAGCGAGGGAGACCTCATCCGCTACTTTTCGCTGGATCATGATCTTACCGACATTCTTTCCCGCATTGACTGCGATCCGCTGATTCACGATGCGATCGTCCGGTGCCGGGGACTGCGGATTATGCGCCAGGACCCGTGGGAGTGTCTCGTCTCCTACATCTGTTCCAGCTGTGCCAACATCCCGGGCATTCAGATGCGGATAGAAAATCTCGCGGAAAAGTACGGCACAAAAATCTTCTGCGACAACAAAATATTTTACGCGTTTCCTCAGCCCGGGACTATTGCCGCAGCTCCGGTCTGCGACATTCGATCCTGTAAGGTAGGATACCGCGACGCCTACATCTGCGGTGCGGCAGCGATGGCGTCAGAGAATCCCGGGTGGCAGGATGCGGTGCGCAGCCTTTCCTATCCGGAGGCACAGAAAAAACTCTGTGAGCTGAACGGAGTCGGGCCGAAGGTCGCAGACTGTGTGCTGCTGTTTGCATTTGAAAAACTTGAGGCGGTACCGGTTGACGTATGGATAGAACGGATTCTGCGTACCAAATATGTCGGCGGGGAAAAGAAACTCGCCTATGCCAAAGCAGGGGCATATGCCCGTGAGCATTTCGGAAAGTTTGCCGGGTATGCACAGGAGTATCTGTTTGCATCCCGCGAAATCATCAGCAGAAAAGGAGAATAA
- a CDS encoding 30S ribosomal protein S19e, translated as MTTVFDIPANALIAKVAEELKNESEIKAPEWSEYVKTGVHKQMPPENPDWWYIRSAAVLRRIYVDGPIGVERMRSVYGGMQDRGSKPSHFRKGSGSIARKVMQQLEAAGYIEKVTGGRNVSAKGRKFLDNIAHSLKEEAVKEVPGLAKY; from the coding sequence ATGACTACAGTATTTGACATCCCTGCCAATGCACTCATCGCAAAGGTTGCTGAGGAACTCAAGAACGAGTCCGAAATCAAGGCACCCGAGTGGTCCGAGTACGTAAAAACGGGAGTACACAAGCAGATGCCACCGGAAAATCCAGACTGGTGGTACATCCGTTCCGCAGCAGTGCTGCGTCGTATCTATGTTGACGGCCCGATCGGAGTCGAGCGTATGCGCTCGGTCTATGGCGGTATGCAGGACCGCGGTTCCAAGCCGTCCCACTTTAGAAAGGGAAGCGGCAGCATCGCAAGAAAAGTCATGCAGCAGCTTGAAGCAGCCGGTTACATCGAGAAAGTTACCGGCGGCCGCAACGTTTCCGCAAAAGGCCGCAAGTTCCTTGACAACATCGCCCACTCCTTAAAGGAAGAAGCAGTCAAGGAAGTTCCGGGCCTTGCAAAGTACTAA
- the rpl18a gene encoding 50S ribosomal protein L18Ae gives MPKFEVKGTFKNDGQMKPYTKTVDAPSERLAGEFTLATIGSKHRLERKYITVDSVKAINGE, from the coding sequence ATGCCGAAATTCGAGGTTAAGGGCACGTTCAAAAACGATGGACAGATGAAGCCCTATACAAAGACAGTCGATGCACCAAGCGAGCGTCTTGCAGGAGAATTCACTCTTGCAACGATTGGCAGCAAGCACCGGCTCGAGCGCAAATATATTACTGTTGATTCTGTAAAGGCTATCAATGGCGAGTAA
- the pfdA gene encoding prefoldin subunit alpha, with protein MASNANQATLEQEVQTLRSYAAEYSQQFELLSQQLRFIESARAESLASIEALEALAAADGEVSTLLTLGGGVSVRATVADTKKMLVGIGAGVTVEKSTEETVSFLRDRITEMDASGKRLSESLGKLQSQMAAVEQRMQEIYASAQQQTR; from the coding sequence ATGGCGAGTAATGCAAATCAGGCAACTCTGGAACAGGAGGTACAGACCCTCCGTTCCTATGCCGCAGAGTATTCCCAGCAGTTTGAACTTCTGTCCCAGCAGCTGCGGTTTATCGAATCAGCCCGCGCCGAGTCTCTTGCCTCTATTGAGGCACTGGAAGCTCTGGCAGCCGCAGACGGAGAGGTTTCCACTCTCCTGACTCTTGGCGGCGGCGTGTCGGTTCGCGCAACGGTTGCGGATACGAAGAAGATGCTTGTCGGGATTGGCGCAGGGGTTACGGTTGAGAAATCGACCGAAGAGACAGTCTCTTTCCTGCGTGACCGGATCACCGAGATGGATGCATCCGGCAAACGGCTCTCCGAGTCTCTCGGAAAGCTGCAGAGTCAGATGGCAGCGGTTGAGCAGCGCATGCAGGAGATTTATGCTTCTGCACAGCAGCAGACCCGCTGA
- a CDS encoding translation initiation factor IF-6 yields MDHTLSLNGDPNIGVFARVFEDIAFVPIDSPEEFRTKIAEALDVEVIPTFIQGSSVIGLLLTGNSRGFVVSGLIHDSELELLQEYGDVLLLGEEMNAAGNVILTNDSFAVVHPDMSSEMRRMVAEFLKVETIPMSFGGVGTVGMAGACTNAGVLLPARSSPEELDHLENSLPTADVSVGTGSVNMGSGLIGTGLLVNSKGYLAGNATTGFELGRIEDVFGFL; encoded by the coding sequence ATGGACCATACCCTGTCACTGAATGGAGACCCGAACATCGGCGTCTTTGCCCGTGTCTTTGAAGACATTGCCTTTGTTCCAATCGACTCCCCAGAGGAGTTCAGAACAAAGATAGCGGAAGCCCTTGATGTAGAGGTTATTCCTACCTTTATCCAAGGGTCATCCGTGATCGGCCTTCTTCTTACCGGTAATTCCCGCGGATTTGTTGTTTCCGGTCTCATTCATGATTCTGAACTTGAACTTCTGCAGGAGTACGGCGATGTTCTGCTCCTCGGAGAAGAGATGAATGCGGCAGGGAACGTTATTCTTACCAATGATTCATTCGCGGTTGTGCATCCTGACATGTCGTCAGAGATGCGCAGAATGGTGGCTGAGTTCCTGAAGGTCGAGACGATTCCGATGTCCTTTGGCGGTGTCGGAACGGTCGGTATGGCAGGTGCCTGTACAAACGCAGGTGTTCTGCTGCCGGCCCGCAGCAGTCCCGAAGAACTGGATCATCTTGAAAACAGTCTTCCGACAGCGGACGTTTCCGTTGGTACCGGATCCGTGAACATGGGTTCGGGTCTGATTGGAACCGGTCTGCTCGTGAACAGCAAGGGTTATCTGGCAGGAAACGCTACCACGGGTTTTGAACTCGGTAGAATTGAAGATGTATTTGGATTTCTGTGA
- a CDS encoding 50S ribosomal protein L39e, translating into MSKLTKARKIRLAKATQQNRRVPAWVMIKTKRTVVSHPCRRNWRRSTLKV; encoded by the coding sequence ATGAGCAAACTTACTAAAGCTCGTAAGATTCGTCTTGCAAAGGCAACCCAGCAGAACCGCCGCGTTCCTGCCTGGGTCATGATCAAAACCAAGCGTACCGTTGTGTCCCACCCGTGCAGACGCAACTGGAGACGCAGCACTCTGAAGGTGTAA
- a CDS encoding transporter substrate-binding domain-containing protein — protein sequence MNKKIVWLAAMILLILIAGSAGCIAEKKVYTVGVSSALEPFSAKNAVTGDPYGIDIDIIDWIAKDQGFDVVYTYIGADKYLDALDAGTVDVVTGKVITEDRLKRCDFTDVYYTAKYGLVVRKDSNVTLDEVLRGQASIAANSGSAYEKWLKAHHGEDTFNELVAAGKIIIKPSVNAVIYSVLAKEADSGMTSGGSISQMLNEYTPLMFAGYISEGNDAGFSVAKSNPELLKILNNGLRNMKASGEYDQVMKAYGIPHVKSAYKVGTDKDNYPYSHLDENGNFTGFDIDSIRWIAEQNGFAVTFEDIPWSKNINAIVTGTIDMFASGMSITPERLEKVAFSNPYMTEGMSVFSQPQSPVSKADFEAGKISVGVIYGTADERFLKNLLGSELYDTMLMKKTIKMYDSQADLEKGLQSGQVAVILDNTGSDSYYEKMLTMKLVASYPDTDRFGYAMSNGDIELQDVVNKGLAALESSGKRAELLATYGLD from the coding sequence ATGAACAAAAAAATCGTGTGGCTGGCGGCGATGATTCTGCTTATACTCATTGCCGGATCTGCCGGCTGTATTGCCGAGAAGAAGGTTTACACCGTTGGAGTGAGTTCTGCTCTTGAACCGTTCTCCGCAAAGAATGCGGTAACCGGTGATCCGTATGGTATTGATATTGATATCATAGACTGGATTGCGAAGGATCAGGGATTCGATGTTGTCTACACGTACATAGGAGCCGACAAGTATCTGGATGCATTGGATGCGGGGACTGTGGATGTTGTAACCGGGAAAGTTATCACCGAGGATCGTCTGAAACGCTGTGACTTTACCGATGTGTACTATACTGCAAAGTATGGTCTTGTGGTGCGAAAGGACTCCAACGTAACTCTTGATGAGGTATTACGCGGTCAGGCGAGTATTGCTGCAAACTCCGGAAGTGCGTATGAGAAGTGGCTCAAAGCCCACCATGGTGAAGATACCTTCAACGAGCTGGTGGCAGCAGGAAAAATCATCATCAAGCCCTCGGTGAACGCGGTTATCTACTCTGTCCTCGCGAAGGAAGCGGACTCCGGGATGACCAGCGGCGGTTCAATTTCCCAGATGCTGAATGAATACACTCCGCTGATGTTTGCCGGATATATTTCTGAAGGAAACGATGCCGGATTTTCGGTTGCCAAGTCCAATCCCGAGCTTCTGAAGATCTTAAACAACGGGCTGAGAAACATGAAGGCGTCCGGTGAGTATGATCAGGTCATGAAAGCATATGGAATTCCGCATGTAAAGTCCGCATACAAGGTAGGAACGGATAAGGATAATTATCCCTACTCGCACCTTGATGAAAATGGAAACTTCACGGGATTTGATATTGATTCTATCCGGTGGATTGCGGAGCAGAACGGTTTTGCGGTGACCTTTGAGGATATTCCCTGGTCGAAGAATATCAATGCGATTGTAACCGGTACGATAGACATGTTTGCATCCGGTATGTCAATTACCCCGGAGAGACTGGAAAAAGTTGCATTTTCCAACCCGTACATGACCGAAGGAATGTCGGTGTTCTCTCAGCCGCAAAGTCCGGTTTCAAAAGCTGATTTTGAAGCGGGAAAGATTTCTGTTGGTGTAATTTACGGGACTGCCGATGAGAGGTTCCTCAAAAACCTTCTTGGTTCCGAGCTGTATGACACGATGCTCATGAAGAAAACTATCAAGATGTATGATTCGCAGGCGGATCTTGAGAAGGGGTTACAGTCCGGTCAGGTTGCTGTCATACTTGATAACACGGGATCTGATTCCTATTATGAGAAGATGCTCACGATGAAACTTGTTGCCTCCTATCCTGACACGGATAGATTTGGGTATGCAATGAGCAACGGGGACATTGAACTTCAGGATGTTGTAAACAAGGGGCTTGCCGCTCTGGAGAGTTCGGGAAAGCGCGCAGAGTTACTTGCAACGTATGGGCTGGATTAA